One genomic segment of Ricinus communis isolate WT05 ecotype wild-type chromosome 3, ASM1957865v1, whole genome shotgun sequence includes these proteins:
- the LOC8259575 gene encoding LOB domain-containing protein 7 — protein MYGSSSNSSSTSSKDIRSTESRACAACSYQRRKCEPDCFYAPYFPADARNDFRNVNRLFGLAKFMKILNGLNDSGQKGDAARSMIYEANARAKFPVGGCSQIISIFQYDIEYIEMVLKIVRNWIAPERELASSSSSSSNPPPIHNAAQFIGYGPNQEIQVQELMQRENQEGERDQKNAFQRELARSSYCNNPPIHNGIQGYDVNQEIQEQELMQQDNQEQELTQQENQERATTEADEFSLSVEELELLVGMFDR, from the coding sequence ATGTATGGGTCTTCCAGTAACAGTAGCAGTACCAGTAGTAAGGATATAAGGAGCACTGAATCACGAGCTTGTGCTGCATGTAGTTACCAACGTAGAAAATGTGAACCAGATTGCTTTTATGCACCCTATTTCCCTGCTGATGCTCGGAACGATTTTCGAAACGTCAATAGACTGTTTGGTCTTGCTAAGTTCATGAAAATCCTAAACGGATTAAACGATTCGGGTCAGAAAGGAGATGCTGCTAGGAGTATGATATACGAGGCTAATGCTAGGGCTAAATTTCCTGTTGGTGGGTGCAGTcaaattatatctatatttCAGTATGACATTGAGTATATTGAAATGGTACTTAAAATTGTAAGGAATTGGATTGCGCCTGAACGGGAGCTTGcaagttcttcttcttcttcttccaatCCTCCACCTATACATAATGCCGCTCAGTTTATTGGGTATGGTCCAAACCAAGAAATTCAAGTACAAGAACTGATGCAGCGAGAAAATCAAGAAGGGGAAAGGGATCAGAAAAATGCATTTCAACGGGAGCTTGCAAGATCTTCTTATTGTAATAATCCTCCTATCCATAATGGCATTCAGGGGTATGATGtaaatcaagaaattcaagaacAAGAACTGATGCAGCAAGATAATCAAGAACAAGAATTGACGCaacaagaaaatcaagaaCGTGCTACAACTGAGGCGGATGAATTCTCATTATCGGTAGAAGAACTTGAATTATTAGTTGGCATGTTTGACCGATGA